In one window of Amblyomma americanum isolate KBUSLIRL-KWMA chromosome 9, ASM5285725v1, whole genome shotgun sequence DNA:
- the LOC144103517 gene encoding uncharacterized protein LOC144103517, which translates to MAEAALPKRKRGPKYCCVVGCHNSAENTKGLDPPVKLYRFPGKWYEKERLQAWINAVRRVSPVGTVWLPKEHTRICSRLFVGNCKSDISQHPAYIPTIFPPIYRKKAPDRERAQRWQRRLNQAISSRQLGAGSENPSLSTDDEATMHKPGTSITDCRHQDIHMMDLSDAPLEMSAAVASTNSTSDSHPSMSVCGTGESHFIAKGDAMAAK; encoded by the exons ATGGCAGAAGCGGCCCTACCTAAGCGGAAGCGGGGCCCGAAGTATTGCTGTGTTGTCGGCTGCCACAACAGTGCGGAAAACACCAAGGGACTTGATCCACCTGTAAAACTGTACCGATTTCCGGGGAAATGGTATGAAAAAGAAAGACTTCAAGCGTGGATCAACGCAGTGAGGAGGGTTAG CCCTGTTGGAACTGTTTGGTTGCCTAAGGAGCACACAAGAATTTGCAGCAGACTTTTTGTAGGCAACTGCAAGAGTGACATTAGCCAACATCCAGCCTACATCCCTACCATTTTCCCTCCGATCTACAGAAAAAAAGCACCTGACAGGGAAAGAGCGCAAAG gtggcaaaggCGTCTCAACCAGGCAATATCTTCTAGACAGCTCGGTGCAGGAAGTGAAAATCCATCACTAAGTACAGACGATGAAGCGACAATGCATAAACCAGGAACCTCCATTACAGACTGTCGACATCAGGACATTCACATGATGGATCTCAGTGATGCACCTCTGGAGATGAGCGCAGCTGTGGCTTCGACAAACAGCACAAGTGATTCGCATCCTTCAATGAGTGTGTGTGGCACAGGAGAAAGTCATTTCATTGCAAAGGGAGATGCT ATGGCAGCAAAATAG